GTGTTCCAGAGCCAATGGCAACTTGCAGCGTAATTAAGATCCCCAAATGCACCAAGTCGATACCAGCATTCTGGGCGATAGGAGCAAAGATTGGAGCAAGAATAAGAATAACAACAATGGCTTCTACAAACATACAGCCAATGAAGAAGACAATGTTAACGGTGAGCAGAATAAGGAAGACAGATGCTGAATCCCCAAGCAAACCTTGCGTAAGCATTTGAGGAATACGGTCGTATGAAATAACCCATGAGAAACCCTGACCAACAGCAACCAGAATAAATACGACGGTAGTAAGTACGCCGGTGGAAAGTGCGATCTTGTAAAGGTCTTTGACCTTAACCGATTTGTATATGCACATTTCGATGATTGCCGCATACAAAACACTTACAGCCGCAGCTTCAGTAGGGCTAAAGATGCCGGAGTAAATGCCGCCCATGATGATTATTGGGAAACCAAAAGGTAAAAGGCATCGTTTTGTTGCCAGTAAGCGCTCAGCAGTGCTTGCTTTTGGCAACCGAGGGATATTGTTCTTTTTTGCGTAGAACACGTTGTATGCAGAGAACAGAAGAATGATAACAACAGCTGGACCGATACCGGCGATGAAAAGATCGCCAATGGAAGCTCCACTTGCTACGCCGTATACAATCATCCCTAGGCTTGGCGGAATAAGATAGGCCAAGTTACTTGAGTTGATGATAAGCGCCATAGCCTCACTATCACTATAGCCTCTAGCGAGAAGCTTTTTCCTTACCGGTGTGCCGACAGCTACGACAGTAGCCTGTGTGGAACCGGAAACCGCCCCAAAAAGTGCACAGGTAATTGATGTTGTAGAAGCAAGACCACCATTTAAGTGGCCAACAAGGCTTTCAACAAAATCAAGCAGACGTTCCGAGGTTTGGCCCATGCTCATAATATCTGCGGCAAGGATGAACATTGGAATAGCCATCAATACAGGAGCCTGAACGCCCAGAATCATTTGCTGTACGGTAATAAATGGCTGAACCATTGGTGCGTACATGGTCACATAGGTAAGCGTGGCAAGCAGCATTGTCATCATCATAGGGAAGCCCATGATGAGCAAAAGAATCATTACGCCGAAAAGAACTAGCATTCTATTCGCCCCCCGCAGTTTTTTCCGTACCAATATAAAGCTCAGGCTCTTTAATATTGATAATAATATTCATAAAATATTGAATAGCGCCCAGCCCGAAACCAACGGGAACAACTACGGCACGAATCCAATCCGGCATTTCCAACGCAGAGGTCACTTTGCCCAACATTTTAGTGTATTCAATATATTCAAGGGCAATAAAGCATACGTAAACGTATGTAATCATGGTGACAAAAGAGATGAAAATCATAAGTCGTTTTTGCACCTTGGGAGGAAGCGCATCAAAAATAGCTGTCATTCTGATATGGCGGCCTTTACGAGCGGCGTAGCCAATACCAGCAAAGGTGACAAGAATGAGCAGCGTGCCACCAAGTTCGTCGGCCGAGGCCATACTTTTAGCAAATATTTTTCGAGAAACAACATTGCAAATAAGGAGCACGGCCATGAGAAGAATCCCACTGGCCAAAACCCACTCCGTTATAAGAGAAATTAGGTCATCAATTTTCCAAAAAAGCTTCATGCTATCCCTTCTTTACCCATCCCCGGGGGGGAGCTTTCAATATGCAATCTTTCTAAAAGACGTAGACTAGGCAGTATAAAAGACCACACTTCATTTATCCTGCAAGCAGTTGCCCAAACCCCTCAATTCTCGGCTGTTTTCCTACAAGCATCATGGCATGCCAAAACATTGCCTGTGTGCTTGTAACGATAGGAACCCCTAATTCAGCCTCTATTTTTTCAATATGTTCAAGTGCTCGTAAATTCGTACAAGACATAAAAATTGCGTCTGTTGGTGCCTGAGCTAAAATGCGTTTAGCCCCTTCAAGCATGGAATCAAAAGAAACCGTTGTAATGTCAGTGTCTTTTTCTATTCGCAAAGCTCCAATCGTCGGTACATCAAATCCTTCTGCAACAAGCTGCTGATACAGCGGGTAGTTCACCTCTGTAGGGTAGGGTGAAAAAATGGAAACCCGTTTGGCTTTTAAATGTTTAAAAGTGGCTAGTGCTCCCATCCATGGGTTTGTTGCAGGAATTCCCGGATTATCAACGGTAAGCAACTCTCTAATCTTCTCATTGCCGATAACAATGGAGGCAGAGGTGCAGCCGAAGGCCATAACATCCATAGGGAGGCCTGTTGCGATCAAGCTGGCAGACTGAGTTATGCCTCGGGATATTTCTGCAAGCGCTTCTTTCGTCATCGAGCTTGAATAGTAGACTCGATTACTGAAGATCATTGCGGATGAACCGACAAGCATATTCAAATCCGCTTCAATTGAATGATCTGTAGAAAGCTGCACAAGCCCAATGTGTACTTTGTCAGGTCGTGGTGCCTTAGAATGTTTAAGAAAAAGTTCGCTTGCCTCGTAGTCTAATTGGGTGAGCATGCACCACTCCTTATGCCGCTAGCGCACGTCTGGCGTGCTTACTTATTGGAAAATTCAGTTAATCCACAATAACAACTGGTTCTGTTTCAACACT
This sequence is a window from Halodesulfovibrio sp. MK-HDV. Protein-coding genes within it:
- a CDS encoding TRAP transporter large permease, which produces MLVLFGVMILLLIMGFPMMMTMLLATLTYVTMYAPMVQPFITVQQMILGVQAPVLMAIPMFILAADIMSMGQTSERLLDFVESLVGHLNGGLASTTSITCALFGAVSGSTQATVVAVGTPVRKKLLARGYSDSEAMALIINSSNLAYLIPPSLGMIVYGVASGASIGDLFIAGIGPAVVIILLFSAYNVFYAKKNNIPRLPKASTAERLLATKRCLLPFGFPIIIMGGIYSGIFSPTEAAAVSVLYAAIIEMCIYKSVKVKDLYKIALSTGVLTTVVFILVAVGQGFSWVISYDRIPQMLTQGLLGDSASVFLILLTVNIVFFIGCMFVEAIVVILILAPIFAPIAQNAGIDLVHLGILITLQVAIGSGTPPFGTSIFTCCAIFDKPYIEVIRNEGPYIAILLFACLLISAFPEISLFLGGLMK
- a CDS encoding TRAP transporter small permease, encoding MKLFWKIDDLISLITEWVLASGILLMAVLLICNVVSRKIFAKSMASADELGGTLLILVTFAGIGYAARKGRHIRMTAIFDALPPKVQKRLMIFISFVTMITYVYVCFIALEYIEYTKMLGKVTSALEMPDWIRAVVVPVGFGLGAIQYFMNIIINIKEPELYIGTEKTAGGE
- a CDS encoding aspartate/glutamate racemase family protein, whose protein sequence is MLTQLDYEASELFLKHSKAPRPDKVHIGLVQLSTDHSIEADLNMLVGSSAMIFSNRVYYSSSMTKEALAEISRGITQSASLIATGLPMDVMAFGCTSASIVIGNEKIRELLTVDNPGIPATNPWMGALATFKHLKAKRVSIFSPYPTEVNYPLYQQLVAEGFDVPTIGALRIEKDTDITTVSFDSMLEGAKRILAQAPTDAIFMSCTNLRALEHIEKIEAELGVPIVTSTQAMFWHAMMLVGKQPRIEGFGQLLAG